In a genomic window of Hippoglossus stenolepis isolate QCI-W04-F060 chromosome 17, HSTE1.2, whole genome shotgun sequence:
- the myclb gene encoding protein L-Myc-1b: MPGISSAAPRYESWDMDHLDHYQHYFYDDHDPKEDFFKSTAPSEDIWKKFELVPTPPMSPVRAVEGSGRVGLLCPSLGDKLEWVSQFLGQEDEQQQQQQQQELPFKLTATNDSFGNLSSIIIQDCMWSGFSAGQQLERVVAERCASCPGTAAAVAATAKVAAASAVTSPGRAQCGPVDTPALSGLAADCVDPAAVLTFPLTGGCKKQVSSGSESHTDSSDDEDDKDEDEEEIDVVTVEHKQQQQKPRRLVNTRKPVTITVRADPLDPGMKRFHISIHQQQHNYAAPSPDTLPTPAEPPRKRVRQEASTQATQPHQNSHYHQPRLGHTPLNLDGRKSHGTAAGVRSESPNLSACSPTSSMSPSSPPSSSSSSSSHPQCSPSKPHFFSHLSSPQSSDCEDTDKRKAHNFLERKRRNDLRSRFLSLRDEIPGLADCPKTPKVAILTRATEYLQQLHTSERQKTQERKQLKARQLQLLQRLAQLKRS; the protein is encoded by the exons ATGCCGGGCATTAGCTCCGCCGCGCCTCGTTATGAAAGCTGGGACATGGACCACCTCGACCACTACCAGCACTATTTCTACGACGACCACGACCCGAAAGAGGATTTCTTCAAGTCCACGGCGCCCAGCGAGGACATATGGAAGAAATTCGAGCTGGTGCCGACCCCGCCCATGTCCCCGGTGCGGGCGGTCGAAGGGTCGGGCCGGGTCGGGCTGCTGTGCCCGTCACTCGGGGACAAGCTGGAGTGGGTCTCGCAGTTCCTGGGGCAGgaggacgagcagcagcagcagcagcagcagcaggagctgcCCTTCAAGCTGACCGCGACCAACGACTCCTTCGGGAACCTGAGCTCCATCATCATCCAGGACTGCATGTGGAGCGGCTTCTCGGCCGGCCAGCAGCTGGAGAGAGTTGTGGCGGAGCGCTGCGCCTCCTGTCCCGGGACGGCGGCGGCTGTGGCGGCCACCGCGAAAGTCGCAGCCGCGTCTGCAGTCACGTCCCCGGGGAGGGCGCAGTGTGGCCCCGTCGACACGCCAGCCCTCAGCGGCTTGGCGGCGGACTGTGTGGATCCCGCTGCGGTGCTCACTTTCCCGTTAACCGGGGGATGCAAGAAACAAGTGTCCTCGGGTTCCGAGTCTCACACCGACTCATCAG ATGATGAAGACGAcaaggatgaggatgaagaggagattGACGTGGTGACAGTGGagcacaagcagcagcagcaaaaaccACGTCGGCTAGTCAATACCCGTAAACCCGTGACCATAACGGTGCGGGCTGACCCCCTTGACCCCGGCATGAAGCGTTTCCACATCTCCATCcaccaacagcagcacaacTACGCTGCCCCATCCCCGGACACTCTCCCCACGCCAGCTGAACCTCCTCGCAAGAGGGTACGGCAGGAGGCCTCCACACAGGCAACCCAGCCCCACCAGAACTCTCACTACCACCAGCCCCGGCTCGGCCACACCCCTCTGAACTTAGACGGCAGAAAGTCTCATGGAACCGCGGCAGGGGTGAGGTCCGAGTCGCCAAACCTCAGCGCCTGCTctcctacctcctccatgtcgccttcatcccctccctcctcctcctcctcttcctcctcccatccCCAATGCTCCCCATCGAAGCCCCACTTCTTCTCCCACCTCTCCAGCCCCCAGTCCTCCGActgtgaggacacagacaaGCGCAAGGCGCACAACTTCCTCGAGCGCAAGCGACGGAACGACCTGCGCTCGCGTTTCCTGTCACTGCGGGACGAGATCCCGGGCTTGGCGGACTGCCCCAAGACGCCTAAGGTGGCGATCTTGACGCGAGCCACGGagtacctgcagcagctgcacaccAGCGAGAGGCAGAAGACTcaggagaggaagcagctgaaAGCCAGgcaactgcagctgctgcagaggctggCGCAGCTCAAACGCTCCTGA